One Micromonospora sp. WMMD1120 genomic region harbors:
- a CDS encoding cytochrome P450, whose product MADVDVAELPAFPFVSPPSQPFVPVGEDDLARLDAPVTRVRLPLGGWAWLVTRHADVRAVLRAAPTMSSSPWTPGFPLINPVPPTPEQAAGAFIYMDGIDHVRLRKMLLPEFMLRNVKRVEPLIEQSVIECLDDIEATGAPADMIRSFALPVPSMTICHLLGVPYEEHDYFQKLSLAYMDRASTEDEINAVGEGLTALMVKVIEQKFVNPGDDLISRLLTEQIGPGNITPQEAMGLGMMVLIAGHETSANMIGLSILKLLEHPEHYAALRETPERAPAIVEELLRYLTVVRGGIPRVAMEDMEIGGQKIKAGEGVLAMISLANRDPELFPDSAGFDPDREQLHQHLAFGFGVHQCIGQPLARSELRIALVELSRRFPDLKLARSVSEMPLRPNTVTLGLAELPVTW is encoded by the coding sequence ATGGCCGATGTCGACGTCGCCGAACTTCCGGCCTTCCCATTCGTGAGCCCACCGTCCCAACCGTTCGTGCCGGTCGGAGAGGACGACCTGGCCCGCCTGGACGCGCCGGTGACCCGGGTGCGCCTGCCGCTGGGCGGCTGGGCCTGGTTGGTCACCCGGCACGCCGACGTCCGCGCCGTGCTGCGGGCGGCGCCGACGATGAGTTCCAGCCCCTGGACGCCCGGCTTTCCGCTCATCAACCCGGTTCCGCCGACGCCCGAACAGGCCGCGGGCGCCTTCATCTACATGGACGGCATCGACCACGTCCGGCTGCGCAAGATGCTGTTGCCGGAGTTCATGCTGCGTAACGTCAAGCGGGTCGAGCCCCTGATCGAGCAGAGCGTGATCGAGTGCCTCGACGACATCGAGGCGACCGGGGCACCCGCCGACATGATCAGGTCGTTCGCCCTGCCGGTGCCGTCGATGACGATCTGCCACCTGCTCGGAGTGCCCTACGAGGAGCACGACTACTTCCAGAAGCTCAGCCTGGCCTACATGGACCGCGCCTCGACCGAGGACGAGATCAACGCGGTCGGCGAGGGGCTCACCGCCCTGATGGTCAAGGTGATCGAGCAGAAGTTCGTCAACCCCGGCGACGACCTGATCAGTCGCCTGCTGACCGAGCAGATCGGGCCCGGCAACATCACCCCGCAGGAGGCCATGGGCCTGGGCATGATGGTGCTGATCGCGGGCCACGAGACCAGCGCGAACATGATCGGCCTGTCCATCCTGAAGCTGCTCGAGCACCCTGAGCACTACGCGGCGCTGCGGGAGACCCCGGAGCGGGCGCCGGCGATCGTCGAGGAGCTGCTCCGCTACCTGACAGTGGTACGCGGGGGCATCCCGCGGGTCGCGATGGAGGACATGGAGATCGGCGGCCAGAAGATCAAGGCCGGCGAGGGGGTGCTGGCGATGATCTCGCTCGCCAACCGCGACCCCGAACTCTTCCCGGACAGCGCCGGGTTCGATCCGGACCGCGAGCAGCTGCACCAGCACCTCGCCTTCGGTTTCGGCGTGCACCAGTGCATCGGCCAACCGCTGGCCCGCTCCGAACTCCGGATCGCCCTGGTGGAACTGTCCCGCCGCTTCCCCGATTTGAAACTGGCCCGCTCCGTCAGCGAGATGCCGCTGCGACCCAACACGGTGACCCTCGGGCTCGCCGAACTGCCGGTCACCTGGTGA
- a CDS encoding oxidoreductase translates to MSSRGWTSDEIPPLRQRVFVVTGASSGLGLATTRAVAAHGGRVVMAVRDEAKGRRAASEVLASVPDAQLDVETVDLADVDSVRRFAQRLHDGHERVDVLINNAGTMAPPRTLTATGHEVQFAANHLGHFALTGLLLDLLTKADDPRVVTISSLNHRQATMRFDDLTGERGYAPMAFYNMSKLANAIFGYELHRRLTDAGSPVRSVLAHPGYTATNLQFAATTGLWKFLLGRLGNPLLAQPVESGAWSQLYAATDPAVRGGDFVGPDGRNEMRGHPTLVQPSAAATDAENGRRLWEISEKATGVHYVFPAAV, encoded by the coding sequence ATGTCGAGTCGAGGTTGGACGTCGGATGAGATCCCTCCCCTGCGGCAGCGGGTTTTCGTGGTCACCGGGGCCAGTAGCGGTCTCGGGCTCGCCACGACCCGTGCGGTGGCGGCGCACGGCGGCCGCGTCGTCATGGCCGTCCGGGACGAGGCGAAGGGTCGTCGGGCCGCCTCCGAGGTCCTGGCGAGCGTGCCGGATGCCCAACTCGACGTGGAGACGGTCGACCTCGCCGACGTCGATTCGGTACGTCGGTTCGCCCAGCGCCTGCACGATGGTCACGAGCGGGTCGACGTTCTGATCAACAACGCGGGCACGATGGCTCCGCCCCGGACGCTGACCGCCACCGGGCACGAGGTCCAGTTCGCCGCCAACCACCTCGGCCACTTCGCGCTCACCGGCCTGCTGCTCGATCTGCTGACGAAGGCCGACGACCCACGGGTCGTCACGATCAGCTCGCTCAACCACCGTCAGGCGACGATGCGCTTCGACGATCTGACCGGGGAACGCGGCTACGCGCCGATGGCCTTCTACAACATGTCGAAGTTGGCCAACGCCATCTTCGGCTACGAGTTGCACCGGCGGCTGACCGACGCGGGCAGCCCGGTCCGCAGCGTCCTGGCCCATCCCGGCTATACGGCCACCAACCTGCAGTTCGCCGCCACCACCGGGCTGTGGAAGTTCCTCCTCGGCCGGCTCGGGAACCCGCTGCTCGCCCAACCGGTGGAGAGCGGCGCTTGGTCCCAGCTCTATGCGGCGACCGATCCGGCCGTCCGGGGCGGAGACTTCGTCGGCCCGGACGGCCGGAACGAGATGCGCGGTCACCCCACGTTGGTGCAGCCCTCCGCGGCCGCGACCGACGCGGAGAACGGTCGCCGTCTCTGGGAGATCTCCGAGAAGGCGACGGGAGTGCACTACGTCTTCCCGGCCGCGGTGTGA
- a CDS encoding SDR family NAD(P)-dependent oxidoreductase: protein MMGTNRRRIAIVGMAARLPHVSAPDEYWQLLSAGVDAVRERDPDRRTGPDRGGFADGIEDFDPDFFGMSPREAAEADPQQRLVLELAWQATEDAGVVSTAPASVGVFLGVMSADYADLVAASGRATRHTLTGAARSLIANRVSWALGYDGPSMTVDTGQSSSLVAVHLACESLRRGEAQVALAGGVHLNVSPLSTAVVQEAGALSPDGRCFVFDERANGYVRGEGGGVVVLKPLDRALEDGDRIYAVIEGGAVRTGSGDGGLTVPSATVQARTIGAALDDAGLRPEQVQYVELHGTGTPVGDPIEAEALGAAYGPGRSAPLVVGSVKTNIGHLEGAAGIAGLLKAALCVHRREIVPHLNFSRPNPRIALDDLGLRVATGRERWPVATDGSVVAGVTSLGIGGSCCHLLISAAPPATPTPPAPERPVPVVLSAATEMALYDQAERLRESLLSHPDRGVLDVAFSAATTRAHLRWRAALVADGRDELLAGLSALAAGEPEPSVVPAGAATGGRVAFVFPGQGSQWEGMAVELLDSSPVFAAEIAACGRALSAFVDWHLEDVLRSSWSVLPVDVVQPVLFAVNVALARLWMSHGVRPSAVVGHSQGEIAAAYVCGTLSLDDAARIVALRSRLVRERLAGAGGMVSIASPEEAVRTMLEPYGERVSVAAVNGPAAVVVAGDGDVLDAVTAACARADVPARRVAVDYPSHSAHMDAIRDDLLRVLAPIAPRPAEVPFYSTVTGGFVDTTGLDPGYWFANIRQPVGFASAVRALVDDGIDCFVEVSAHPVLVTAVPDVPSIGTLRRGAGGLRRFLHSLAEAHVAGVVVDWPTALAGGRRVDLPTYAFQRQRFPLPSASAPGDVATAAPPPPAGHQPARPADTAGLWAQRLSGTPAAERDRFLLDTVRAHVAAVLGHRSPDAIDVRRTFTDLRLDSQGAVELRNRLNRATGLTLPTTLVYAHPTPASAAALLGRLAAGGEQETGAAAPPARRDGTDEPLAIVGISCHYPGGVTSPDEFWTLLAEGRDAVSELPDDRGWDLPRLYDPDPDRAGTLYTRGGGFLRDAGEFDADFFGISPREALATDPQQRLMLEASWQAFEDAGIDPTTLRGTDTGVFCGVMSSDDYGTAYPAELEGFRLTGTTNSVVSGRVAYTLGLEGPAVSVDTACSSSLVAVHLAAQALRNGDCSLALAAGVTVLATPFLLVEFSRQRGLAADGRCKAYAAAADGTGFSDGLGVLVLERLSDAQRHGRRIWGLLRGSAVNQDGASNGLTAPNGSAQERVIRQALANAGLTAAQVDAVEGHGTGTRLGDPIEAGALLATYGGERADGEPLWLGSVKSNIGHTQAAAGIAGVIKMVLAMRHGELPRTLHVDAPSPHVDWDAGRVRLLTEPHPWPATGRPRRAGVSSFGVSGTNAHVIVEEPPAVTAVDAGPPPEVVPILLSGHGDAALRAQADRLRAWLLARPELDPVDVGFSAAMTRAQLDSRAVVVAADRGELLDALADVVVGEAGASVVQGVAEGGRVVFVFPGQGSQWDGMAVRLLESSPVFAAEIAACGRAFAAFVDWRLEDVLRAGSAALPVDVLQPVLFAVNVALARMWQSFGVRPAAVLGHSQGEIAAAYVCGALSLDDAARVVVLRSRLIRDRLAGTGGMASIGLPVAEVRELIAPYGDRVSVAALNGPAAVVVAGDDDALNLLLAACEARDVVVRRVAVDYPSHSAHMEAIRADLVRELAPISPRTGEVPFYSTVYGEFVDTAGLDASYWYANIRQPVGFEPAVRTLAGDTADCFVEVSAHPVLVTAVADVPAVGTLRRHEGGWRRFLLSVAEAHAAGVAVDWSAAFPGGNRVDLPPYAFQHRRYWLAPGTEPGDVTAAGLAGVEHPILAAAVPVGDRDEWLFTGRLSRQTHQWLADHAVSGTVVLPGAALVEMVVAAGTRLDTPAVEELVLQAPLTLPETGGRQIQVRVGEAGPDGGREVAVYSRPADPGSPAVCHARGRLAVAAPAVEDFPVGWPPVDAVPVPVEDLYERLSEAGYDYGPGFQAVRAAWRGGDTVYTEVALPEGVPGFHVHPALLDAALHGALLDRPATAAPDLPFSWAGVRLSGSSGNSARVRIAPGGEGGLRVDVVSRTGEPIASVAGLAFRPVDPAQLAGVPDETVFHLVWHPLTDSPSEAALPLRIAAGADLVALEAAVAEGAAVPDIVVVDAPVDPSAALAMVQRWLASEWLTEARLFVVTRGAVAVGDRDVDLAVSPVWGLVRTAQSEHPGRFVLVDVDGDEPDWAALAAVDEPQFAVRDGRLLVPRLRPVESLPAGDEWRLSIERAGSLEDLRVVATGPARELEPHEVRVGVRAAGLNFRDVLIALGQYPGVAPLGSEAAGVVVEVGSAVVDLLPGDRVMGLVPESFGPVAVVDRRLVVPMPAGFSFAQAAAIPVAFVTAWHALVDLAGLRSGERVLIHAAAGGVGMAAVQIARHLGARVCATASPAKWDAVRALGVGEVASSRDLGFREAFGRVDVVLNALAGDFVDASLDLLPPGGRFVEMGKADIRDADVRAGVRYQAFDLFDAGPDRLQEMLREVVGLFERGVLSHAPIRAWDVREGREAFRFLREGRNTGKVVLTVPAPLDPDGTVLITGGTGGLGAVFARHLAKAHGVRRLLLLSRTGRAPAGLVDELAAQGCAVEVAACDVADRDQLAGVLDGRRLTGVIHAAGVLDDGTLDTLTPERLHRVLRPKIDAANHLHELTAGQDLAMFVLFSSVAGLVGNAGQGNYAAANTYLDALAAHRRAAGLPATALAWGLWADATGMTGQLEDTDRARWARAGIPVLATDLGLRLFDQSVGRPEALLAPVRLDLMTLRANARAGALLPLLRGLVRVPEKLINKPTGTLTERLAGVAPADRHHVVLDVVRAQVATVLGHDAPDAVQADRAFKDFGFDSLAAVELRNRLGRVTGLRLPATLVYDRPTPADVTTFLITAAGLTSEAEEPPLEAELRRIETLLTQLSADPQLLAAAEPRLRGLSTRLRHVLNGADVPGEDIVPEMGDTFGDVSDEDMFALIDKELGTA from the coding sequence ATGATGGGCACGAACAGGCGGCGGATCGCAATCGTGGGCATGGCGGCACGCCTGCCGCACGTATCGGCCCCAGACGAGTACTGGCAGCTACTCAGCGCCGGCGTCGATGCCGTGCGTGAGCGGGACCCGGACCGGCGCACCGGCCCCGACCGGGGCGGCTTCGCCGACGGCATCGAAGATTTCGACCCCGACTTCTTCGGCATGTCACCACGCGAGGCCGCGGAGGCCGACCCGCAACAGCGGCTGGTCCTCGAACTGGCCTGGCAGGCGACCGAGGATGCCGGCGTCGTCAGCACCGCCCCGGCGTCGGTGGGGGTTTTCCTCGGCGTGATGTCCGCGGACTACGCCGACCTTGTCGCCGCCTCCGGCCGCGCCACCCGGCACACCCTGACCGGGGCCGCGCGTTCCCTCATCGCGAACCGCGTCTCGTGGGCGTTGGGGTACGACGGCCCCAGCATGACCGTCGACACCGGTCAGTCGTCGTCCCTCGTCGCCGTCCACCTCGCCTGCGAGAGCCTGCGCCGGGGCGAGGCGCAGGTCGCCCTGGCCGGCGGCGTGCACCTCAACGTGTCTCCGCTGAGCACCGCCGTGGTCCAGGAGGCCGGGGCGTTGTCGCCGGACGGGCGGTGTTTCGTCTTCGACGAACGGGCCAACGGGTACGTCCGCGGCGAGGGCGGCGGCGTCGTCGTGCTGAAGCCGCTCGACCGGGCCCTGGAGGACGGCGACCGGATCTACGCGGTCATCGAGGGCGGCGCGGTGCGCACCGGCAGCGGCGACGGCGGGCTGACAGTGCCCAGCGCCACCGTGCAGGCCCGGACCATCGGAGCCGCCCTCGACGACGCCGGACTCCGACCGGAGCAGGTCCAGTACGTCGAACTGCACGGCACCGGAACCCCGGTCGGCGACCCGATCGAGGCCGAGGCTCTCGGCGCGGCATACGGTCCAGGGCGGTCCGCCCCGCTGGTCGTCGGCTCGGTCAAGACGAACATCGGGCATCTGGAGGGCGCGGCCGGCATCGCCGGGCTCCTCAAGGCCGCGCTCTGCGTGCATCGGCGCGAAATCGTGCCACACCTCAACTTCAGCCGGCCCAACCCTCGTATCGCCCTGGACGATCTGGGTCTGCGCGTGGCCACCGGGCGTGAGCGATGGCCGGTCGCGACGGACGGCAGCGTCGTGGCCGGCGTGACGTCGCTCGGCATCGGCGGCTCGTGCTGCCACCTGCTGATCAGCGCGGCCCCACCGGCCACGCCGACGCCACCGGCACCCGAGCGGCCGGTGCCGGTGGTCCTGTCGGCGGCGACCGAGATGGCGCTCTACGACCAGGCGGAGCGGCTGCGGGAGTCGTTGCTGTCGCACCCGGACCGGGGTGTTCTGGACGTGGCGTTCTCGGCGGCGACGACCCGCGCGCACCTGCGGTGGCGCGCCGCGCTGGTGGCCGACGGCCGGGACGAGTTGCTGGCCGGCCTGTCGGCCCTGGCGGCGGGGGAGCCGGAGCCGTCGGTGGTGCCGGCGGGTGCTGCCACCGGCGGCCGGGTGGCCTTTGTCTTCCCGGGCCAGGGGTCCCAGTGGGAGGGCATGGCGGTGGAGTTGCTGGACTCCTCGCCGGTCTTCGCCGCGGAGATAGCGGCGTGTGGACGCGCCCTGTCGGCGTTCGTCGACTGGCATCTCGAGGACGTGCTGCGATCGTCGTGGTCGGTGCTGCCGGTGGACGTGGTGCAGCCGGTGCTGTTCGCGGTGAACGTCGCGCTGGCCCGGTTGTGGATGTCGCACGGGGTGCGTCCCAGCGCTGTCGTCGGGCACTCGCAGGGTGAGATCGCGGCGGCGTACGTGTGCGGGACCCTGTCGCTTGACGACGCGGCCCGGATCGTGGCGTTGCGCAGCCGGCTGGTGCGGGAACGACTGGCCGGAGCCGGAGGCATGGTGTCGATCGCGTCGCCGGAGGAGGCGGTGCGCACGATGCTGGAGCCGTACGGCGAGAGGGTTTCGGTCGCGGCGGTGAACGGCCCGGCGGCGGTGGTGGTGGCCGGGGACGGCGACGTCCTGGATGCCGTGACGGCCGCGTGCGCCCGTGCGGATGTGCCGGCGCGTCGGGTGGCGGTCGACTACCCGTCGCACTCCGCGCACATGGATGCCATCCGGGACGACCTGTTGCGGGTCCTGGCGCCGATCGCGCCCCGCCCGGCCGAGGTGCCGTTCTACTCCACGGTGACCGGTGGGTTCGTGGACACCACCGGCCTGGACCCGGGTTACTGGTTCGCGAACATCAGGCAGCCCGTGGGGTTCGCGTCCGCGGTGCGGGCGCTTGTCGACGACGGAATCGACTGTTTCGTCGAGGTGTCGGCGCACCCGGTCCTGGTGACGGCGGTGCCCGATGTTCCCTCGATCGGCACGCTCCGCCGAGGTGCGGGTGGGTTGCGGCGATTCCTGCACTCACTGGCCGAGGCGCACGTCGCAGGCGTGGTCGTGGACTGGCCCACAGCGCTGGCCGGAGGCCGCCGCGTGGACCTGCCGACGTACGCCTTCCAGCGCCAGCGGTTCCCGCTGCCCTCGGCGAGCGCGCCGGGCGACGTGGCGACCGCCGCGCCACCGCCGCCCGCCGGACACCAGCCGGCGCGACCCGCCGACACGGCTGGACTGTGGGCCCAGCGCCTCAGCGGTACGCCGGCCGCCGAGCGCGACCGGTTCCTGCTGGACACCGTACGGGCACACGTCGCCGCGGTCCTGGGACACCGCTCACCGGATGCGATCGACGTGCGTCGCACCTTCACCGACCTCCGGCTGGACTCGCAGGGCGCCGTCGAGCTACGGAACCGGCTCAACCGGGCCACCGGCCTCACCCTGCCGACCACACTGGTCTACGCTCACCCGACCCCGGCGTCCGCCGCCGCCCTGCTGGGCCGTCTCGCGGCCGGCGGCGAGCAGGAGACGGGCGCCGCCGCGCCGCCCGCCCGGCGCGACGGGACCGACGAGCCGCTGGCCATCGTCGGCATCAGCTGCCACTACCCGGGCGGGGTGACCAGCCCCGACGAGTTCTGGACCCTGCTGGCGGAGGGGCGCGACGCGGTCTCGGAACTGCCGGATGACCGGGGCTGGGACCTGCCCCGACTGTACGACCCGGACCCGGACCGGGCCGGCACGCTGTACACGCGCGGCGGCGGATTCCTGCGCGACGCCGGCGAGTTCGACGCCGACTTCTTCGGCATCAGCCCGCGCGAGGCGCTCGCCACCGACCCGCAGCAGCGGCTCATGTTGGAGGCGTCGTGGCAGGCGTTCGAGGACGCGGGCATCGACCCCACCACCCTGCGCGGCACCGACACCGGCGTCTTCTGCGGCGTCATGTCCTCCGATGACTACGGCACGGCGTACCCGGCCGAGTTGGAGGGCTTCCGGCTGACCGGGACGACGAACAGCGTCGTCTCCGGCCGGGTCGCGTACACCCTCGGGCTGGAGGGCCCGGCGGTGTCGGTCGACACCGCCTGTTCGTCCTCCCTGGTGGCGGTGCACCTGGCGGCACAGGCGCTGCGCAACGGCGACTGTTCACTGGCGCTCGCCGCCGGCGTCACCGTGCTGGCCACACCGTTCCTGCTTGTCGAGTTCAGTCGCCAGCGCGGTCTCGCCGCCGACGGGCGGTGCAAGGCGTACGCGGCGGCGGCGGACGGGACCGGCTTCTCCGACGGTCTGGGCGTGCTGGTGCTGGAGCGGCTGTCGGACGCACAGCGCCACGGCCGGCGCATCTGGGGCCTGCTGCGTGGCAGCGCTGTCAACCAGGACGGCGCGTCGAACGGATTGACCGCGCCGAACGGGTCCGCCCAGGAACGGGTGATCCGGCAGGCCCTGGCGAACGCGGGGCTGACCGCGGCGCAGGTCGACGCGGTGGAGGGGCACGGCACCGGAACCCGGCTCGGCGACCCGATCGAGGCCGGTGCGCTGCTGGCCACCTATGGCGGTGAGCGCGCCGACGGCGAACCGCTCTGGCTCGGCTCGGTCAAGTCCAACATCGGTCACACCCAGGCCGCGGCGGGCATCGCCGGCGTCATCAAGATGGTGCTCGCGATGCGACACGGCGAACTGCCGCGCACACTGCACGTCGACGCGCCGTCGCCACACGTGGACTGGGACGCGGGCCGGGTGCGACTCCTGACCGAACCGCACCCCTGGCCGGCGACCGGGCGACCGCGGCGGGCGGGGGTGTCGTCGTTCGGGGTCAGCGGCACCAACGCGCACGTCATCGTGGAAGAGCCGCCCGCGGTGACTGCCGTGGACGCGGGCCCACCGCCGGAGGTGGTGCCCATCCTGCTGTCCGGGCACGGCGACGCGGCGTTGCGGGCGCAGGCGGACCGGTTGCGGGCCTGGCTGCTGGCCCGCCCCGAACTCGACCCGGTCGACGTGGGGTTCTCGGCCGCGATGACGCGGGCGCAACTGGACTCGCGGGCCGTGGTCGTGGCCGCCGACCGTGGCGAGTTGCTGGACGCCTTGGCCGACGTTGTGGTGGGCGAGGCCGGTGCCTCGGTGGTGCAGGGCGTCGCCGAAGGCGGCCGGGTGGTGTTCGTGTTCCCCGGTCAGGGCTCTCAGTGGGACGGCATGGCCGTGCGACTGCTGGAGTCGTCGCCGGTCTTCGCGGCGGAGATCGCGGCGTGCGGACGGGCCTTCGCGGCGTTCGTCGACTGGCGTCTGGAGGACGTGCTGCGCGCCGGGTCCGCGGCGTTGCCGGTGGACGTGCTCCAGCCGGTCCTGTTCGCGGTGAACGTCGCCCTGGCCCGGATGTGGCAGTCGTTCGGCGTCCGTCCGGCAGCGGTGCTCGGGCACTCACAGGGTGAGATCGCCGCCGCGTACGTGTGCGGGGCGCTGTCGTTGGACGACGCGGCGCGGGTCGTGGTGCTGCGCAGCCGCCTGATCCGGGATCGCCTGGCCGGCACCGGAGGCATGGCGTCGATCGGGTTGCCGGTGGCGGAGGTGCGGGAGCTGATCGCGCCGTACGGCGACCGGGTCTCGGTCGCGGCGCTGAACGGCCCGGCGGCGGTCGTGGTGGCCGGCGACGACGACGCGCTGAACCTGCTGCTGGCCGCCTGCGAGGCCAGAGACGTGGTGGTGCGGCGCGTGGCGGTGGACTACCCGTCGCATTCGGCGCACATGGAGGCCATTCGCGCGGACCTGGTCCGGGAGCTGGCACCGATCAGCCCGCGCACCGGGGAGGTGCCGTTCTACTCGACCGTGTACGGCGAGTTCGTCGATACGGCGGGGCTCGACGCGTCGTACTGGTACGCGAACATCCGACAGCCGGTGGGGTTCGAGCCGGCGGTGCGGACGCTGGCCGGCGACACCGCTGACTGCTTCGTGGAGGTGTCGGCGCACCCGGTTCTGGTGACCGCCGTCGCGGATGTCCCGGCGGTAGGCACGCTGCGCCGTCATGAGGGTGGCTGGCGGCGGTTCCTGCTGTCGGTCGCCGAGGCGCACGCCGCAGGTGTGGCGGTGGACTGGTCTGCGGCGTTTCCCGGAGGTAACCGCGTCGACCTGCCGCCGTACGCGTTCCAGCACCGCCGGTACTGGCTCGCCCCCGGGACCGAACCGGGGGACGTCACGGCGGCGGGCCTGGCCGGCGTGGAGCATCCCATCCTGGCCGCTGCGGTGCCGGTCGGCGACCGGGACGAATGGCTGTTCACCGGCCGACTGTCGCGGCAGACACATCAGTGGCTCGCCGACCACGCGGTGTCCGGCACCGTGGTGCTCCCCGGTGCCGCGCTGGTCGAGATGGTCGTCGCGGCCGGGACCCGACTGGACACCCCGGCTGTCGAGGAACTCGTTCTCCAGGCGCCGCTGACACTGCCCGAGACCGGCGGCCGGCAGATACAGGTCCGTGTCGGCGAGGCCGGCCCGGACGGCGGGCGCGAGGTGGCGGTGTACTCCCGCCCGGCGGACCCCGGATCGCCGGCGGTCTGCCACGCCCGGGGCAGACTGGCGGTGGCCGCGCCCGCTGTCGAGGACTTCCCGGTCGGGTGGCCACCGGTGGACGCGGTCCCGGTGCCGGTCGAGGACCTGTACGAGCGCCTGTCCGAGGCCGGCTACGACTACGGGCCCGGCTTCCAGGCCGTACGGGCGGCGTGGCGTGGTGGGGACACCGTCTACACCGAGGTGGCACTGCCGGAGGGCGTACCCGGATTCCACGTCCACCCGGCCCTGTTGGACGCCGCGCTGCACGGGGCACTGCTGGACCGACCGGCGACCGCCGCTCCGGATCTTCCGTTCTCCTGGGCCGGAGTCCGCCTCTCGGGCAGCTCCGGCAACAGCGCCCGCGTACGGATCGCCCCGGGCGGCGAGGGCGGTCTGCGTGTCGACGTGGTCAGCCGGACCGGGGAACCGATCGCATCCGTGGCCGGGTTGGCGTTCCGGCCGGTCGACCCCGCGCAGTTGGCCGGTGTACCGGACGAGACAGTGTTCCACCTAGTCTGGCATCCGCTGACCGACAGCCCGTCCGAGGCTGCCCTGCCGCTCCGGATCGCGGCCGGGGCCGACCTGGTCGCGCTCGAGGCCGCCGTGGCCGAGGGCGCGGCCGTTCCGGACATCGTCGTCGTGGACGCGCCCGTCGACCCGTCGGCGGCGCTGGCCATGGTGCAGCGCTGGTTGGCCTCCGAGTGGCTGACCGAGGCCCGACTTTTCGTCGTCACCAGGGGTGCTGTCGCGGTCGGGGATCGGGACGTCGATCTGGCGGTGTCGCCGGTGTGGGGGTTGGTGCGGACGGCGCAGTCGGAGCATCCGGGTCGGTTCGTGTTGGTGGATGTCGATGGTGACGAGCCGGATTGGGCGGCGTTGGCGGCGGTCGACGAGCCGCAGTTCGCGGTGCGGGATGGCCGGCTGCTGGTGCCCCGGTTGCGGCCTGTGGAGTCGTTGCCGGCGGGTGACGAGTGGCGGCTGTCGATCGAGCGTGCGGGTTCGTTGGAGGATCTGCGGGTCGTCGCGACCGGTCCTGCTCGGGAGCTGGAGCCGCATGAGGTGCGTGTCGGGGTGCGTGCGGCGGGGTTGAATTTCCGGGATGTGTTGATCGCGTTGGGTCAGTATCCGGGTGTGGCGCCGTTGGGTAGCGAGGCGGCGGGTGTGGTGGTGGAGGTCGGTTCGGCGGTTGTGGATCTGTTGCCTGGTGATCGGGTGATGGGTTTGGTGCCGGAGTCGTTTGGTCCGGTGGCGGTGGTGGATCGGCGGTTGGTGGTGCCGATGCCGGCGGGGTTCAGTTTCGCGCAGGCGGCGGCGATCCCGGTGGCGTTCGTGACCGCGTGGCATGCGTTGGTGGATCTGGCGGGGTTGCGGTCGGGGGAGCGGGTGTTGATCCATGCCGCCGCGGGTGGTGTGGGGATGGCGGCGGTGCAGATCGCCCGGCATCTCGGGGCGCGGGTGTGTGCGACGGCGAGTCCGGCGAAGTGGGACGCGGTTCGCGCGTTGGGTGTGGGTGAGGTGGCGTCGTCGCGGGATCTGGGGTTCCGGGAGGCGTTCGGTCGGGTTGATGTGGTGTTGAACGCGCTCGCGGGTGACTTCGTGGACGCGTCGTTGGACCTGCTCCCACCGGGCGGGCGGTTCGTGGAGATGGGTAAGGCCGACATCCGTGATGCGGATGTGCGTGCGGGTGTGCGGTATCAGGCTTTCGACCTTTTCGATGCGGGTCCGGATCGTTTGCAGGAGATGTTGCGGGAGGTTGTGGGTCTGTTCGAGCGGGGTGTGTTGTCGCATGCCCCAATCCGGGCGTGGGATGTGCGTGAGGGTCGGGAGGCGTTCCGGTTCCTGCGGGAGGGTCGGAACACCGGCAAGGTGGTGTTGACCGTCCCGGCTCCCCTCGACCCGGATGGCACGGTGCTGATCACTGGTGGCACGGGTGGGTTGGGTGCGGTGTTCGCCCGGCACCTGGCCAAAGCGCATGGTGTGCGGCGGTTGTTGTTGCTCAGCCGCACGGGTCGGGCGCCTGCCGGGTTGGTTGACGAGTTGGCCGCGCAGGGGTGCGCGGTCGAGGTCGCGGCGTGTGACGTGGCGGACCGTGATCAGCTCGCCGGGGTGCTGGACGGGCGGCGGTTGACCGGCGTCATCCACGCCGCCGGCGTACTCGACGACGGCACGCTGGACACACTCACCCCGGAGCGGCTCCACCGCGTGCTGCGACCGAAGATCGACGCGGCCAACCATCTGCACGAGTTGACGGCGGGTCAGGACCTGGCCATGTTCGTGCTGTTCTCCTCGGTCGCCGGGCTGGTCGGGAACGCGGGGCAGGGCAACTACGCCGCCGCCAACACGTATCTCGACGCCCTCGCCGCCCACCGCAGGGCCGCCGGCCTGCCGGCCACCGCACTGGCCTGGGGGCTGTGGGCGGACGCCACCGGCATGACCGGTCAACTGGAGGACACCGACCGGGCCCGCTGGGCACGCGCCGGCATTCCGGTGCTGGCGACCGACCTCGGACTACGTCTGTTCGACCAGAGCGTCGGGCGCCCCGAGGCGCTGCTGGCACCGGTCCGGCTCGACCTGATGACGCTACGCGCGAATGCCCGCGCCGGCGCCCTGCTGCCGCTGCTGCGGGGCCTGGTCCGGGTGCCCGAGAAACTGATCAACAAGCCGACCGGCACTCTCACCGAACGACTGGCCGGTGTGGCGCCCGCCGACCGGCACCACGTCGTCCTGGACGTCGTACGGGCTCAGGTCGCCACCGTCCTGGGCCACGACGCACCGGACGCGGTGCAGGCGGACCGGGCGTTCAAGGACTTCGGCTTCGACTCGCTCGCCGCCGTGGAACTGCGCAACCGACTGGGCCGCGTCACCGGGCTGCGCCTGCCCGCCACGCTCGTCTACGACCGGCCCACCCCCGCCGACGTCACCACCTTCCTCATCACCGCGGCCGGCCTGACCAGCGAGGCCGAGGAACCGCCGCTGGAGGCCGAGCTGCGGCGGATCGAGACGCTCCTGACCCAGCTCAGCGCCGACCCGCAACTGCTCGCCGCCGCCGAACCTCGGCTGCGCGGACTCAGCACCCGGCTCCGGCACGTCCTGAACGGCGCCGATGTCCCCGGCGAGGACATCGTCCCGGAGATGGGCGACACCTTCGGCGACGTGTCCGACGAGGACATGTTCGCCCTCATCGACAAGGAGTTGGGAACGGCGTGA